GTCCAGGAGATGGTCCAGGACACCGTCCTGGAGGCACTGGTCGGCTACCGGGTCAGCCCCACCGTCGGACCGCTGGTCCTGCTGGCCGCCGGTGGTGTCCACACCGAGCTCTACCAGGACTCCTCGCTGCGACTGGCCCCGGTCACCGTCGACCAGGCCCGTGAGATGGTCGCCGAGGTCAAGGCGATGCAGATCGCCCGAGGCTTCCGCGGCGGTCCAGAGGGAGACCTCGAGGCGCTGGTCGAGACGGTCGTGGCCGTCTCGCAGCTCGCGGTGACGCGTGCCGACGTGGTCGAGGCCGAGATCAACCCGGTCGCGGTCCAGCGTGTCGGTGAGGGCGTCGTCGCCCTCGATGCGCTGGTCCGTCTGGCCACCCCTTCCCCGACCCGACCCACCAGGAGCCAGTGATCACCATGGACGTGCGCATCGACGACCTGTCGCTGACCTTCGGCGACTTCACCGCCGTCAAGCACCTGAGCCTCGACATCGAGAACGGCGAGTCGCTCGTGCTCCTCGGTCAGTCCGGGTGCGGCAAGACCAGCACCATGCGGTGCGTCGCCGGGCTGGAGGACCCCAGCGGTGGGTCGATCAGCATCGGCGGCACCACCGTCTTCGACGCCGGGAAGCGGATCAACCTCAACCCCAACAAGCGCAACGTGGGCCTGGTCTTCCAGTCCTACGCGGTGTGGCCGCACATGACGGTGCTGGAGAACGTCTCCTTCCCGCTGAAGATGAAGAAGCGCTCCAAGAAGGACACCAAGGTCAAGGCCATGGAGACCCTGGAGCGCGTGGGTCTCGCCCACCTGGCCGACCGCGGGGCGAGCATGCTCTCCGGTGGGCAGATGCAGCGGGTCGCGCTGGCCCGCAGCCTGGCCATGGAACCGAACGTGATGCTGCTCGACGAGCCGCTCTCCAACCTGGACGCACGGCTGCGCGAGGACCTCCGGGTCGAGCTGCGCCGCCTCCAGCTCGAGCTCGGCCTGACCTGCATCTACGTCACCCACGACCAGGGCGAGGCGCTGGCGCTGGCGGACCGGATCGCGATCATGCAGCGCGGCCGGATCTCCCAGCTGGCCGACCCCTACGCGACGTACCGGGCTCCGGCCTCCGCGTCGATCGCGGAGTTCCTCGGCGTGGCGAACATCTTCGCGGCCCGGCCCCCCGCCGGGAACGCCGCGCAGCTGCGGCTGCGCGAGCACGAGCTCGAGGTCGCCTTCGACACCGAGCTGCCGCAGGACACCAGCGACCTGAGCGTCTGCATCCGCCCCGAGCACGTGCGGATCGACTCGCTCGGCACCGGCACCGGTGCTCGCACCGGTGCCAACGTGTGGCCGGGCAAGGTCGAGGTGAGCGTCTTCCAGGGCGCCTACGCGCGCTGCTCGGTGCGCCTCGACTCGGGGCCGCTGATCGAGGTGCAGAGCCACGAGGAGTCGGCGGGGATGCTCCGCAAGGACGAGCGGGTCCTGGTCGAGGTCGACCCCAAGCACGTCCGGGTCCTTCCCGGCGAGGTGTACCCGGACTCGGGGGAGGAGTCCTGAGATGGCGACCCTGACCCCCTCCGCCCCTCCGCCCCAGTCGCAGGTCCCGCTCGCCGACACCCCCAAGCCGCCGCGCCGCTCCGCGGTCCCGTGGCGCAAGCGGTGGCTCACCTCGGGCGTCCTGCTCGTGGTGCTCGCGGTGCTGATCCTGTTGCCCGCGGCGCTGGTGCTGCTGGCCGCCTTCAGCGCGGGGGTGCCCCGGCCGGGCAACATCAACTTCGACCTGACCCTGGACAACTTCCGGATCTTCAGCGCGCCCCAGGTCCAGGACGCCTTCGTCAACTCCCTGGTGGTCGCGGTCTGCTCGACCGCCCTGGCGTGCTTCATCGGCGCCTCGCTGGCCTTCCTCGCCGCCCGCTCGGACATCCCGGTGCCGAAGTTCGTCTACCTGATCGGGCTGATGCCGCTCTTCCTGCCCTCCTACGTCGGGGCGCTGGCGTGGTCGATCCTGGGCAGCCCCAACGCCGGGCTGCTCAACATCGCCCAGCGGGACCTCGGCACCTCGGTGCCGCTGGACATCTACTCGATGCCGGGGATGATCTTCGTCTTCGCGATGTACTACTCGCCGTACACCTTCCTGCTCGTGCACGGCGCCATGTCGCTGATGAGCCCGGACCTGGAAGAGGCAGCGCGGGTGCACGGTGCGTCCTCGCGCGGCATGCTGCGCCTGGTCTCGTTCCCGCTCGCCCTGCCGGCGCTGATCGGCTCGGCGATCCTCACCTTCACCCTGATCTTCGAGAACTTCCCGGTCGCCCAGGTGCTGGGTACGCCGGGCGGCGTCGACACGCTGCCGACGTTCATCTTCCGGCTGCTCAACGCCACCCCCTCGCGCGGCAACGAGAGCGCCGCCATCGCGGTGGTGCTGGTAGCCATCGTGGTGCTGGTGACCTGGCTGCAGAACCGGGCGCTGCGCAAGCGCTCCTTCACCACCGTCACCGGCAAGGGGGTGCGACAGAAGAAGGTCACCCTGGGCCGCGCCCGGATCCCGGTGCTGCTGCTGACCCTGGTCTTCTTCTGTCTCTCGATCGTGCTGCCGATCGCCGCGCTGGTGGTGACCGCCGGCCAGACGTCGCCGTACATGACCTCGCTGAGCCAGCTGACCGCCCCGGGCGGGCTGGACTTCAGCTCCTTCAACGACGTGCTCGGCTCGTCGGGGTTCCGGGAGGCCGCGTTCAACAGCGCGGTGGTCAGCGTCTTCGCCGCGGTCGCCGGCACCCTGCTCGCCTTCCTGTGCGGCTACGTCGTCTACCGGTCCAAGGCTTCGGGCCGAGGCCTGGTCGAGACGGTCTCGATGGTGCCGTTGGCGATCCCCGCGGTAGTGCTCGGCATGGGTCTGCTCTGGACCTGGCTGGTGATGCCGATCCCGCTCTACGGCACGCTCGCAGTGCTGGTGGTGGCGTTCCTGGCGGTGCAGTCGCCACAGGGTTTCCGCGGGGTCGCCTCCTCGATCCTGGCCACGGATCGCGACCTGGAGGACAGCGCGGTGATGCTCGGCGCCAACCGGGCCACGGCGATCACCCGGGTCACCGTGCCGCTGATGAAGGTGGGACTGCTCTCGACCTTCCTGCTGCTGCTCATGCTCAGCATGCGCGAGCTCACGGTGCCGCTCTTCCTCTACACCAGCGACACCGAGATCCTCTCGATCGCCATCTACGACGCCTTCGAGAACGGCGGCGCGCTGCGCGAGGCCGCTGCGATGAGCGTCATCTACACGGCGTTCATGTTCGTCCTGTCCTACATCCCGCGGCGGCTCGCCCGTCAGTGACGCCGGCGGGTGGCCCCGGGTCCCGGACCCGGGGCCGCCATCCGGCTCGTTCCGCCCGCACTCGTTCCCCCGCACTCGTTCCCCCCACCCTTCCGTCACGCAAGGAGTTGTTCAGATGAGGCTCAACCGATGGGGCGCCGCGGTCACCGCGGCCCTGCTCACCACCTCGCTCGCCGCCTGCGGGAGCAGCGAGGGCTCGGAGGGCGACAAGAACGTCGCGCTCACCGAGAAGATGCTCGCCATGCCCGAGGTGGACGACTCCGACGGCCTGGTCATCCGCAGCGAGCAGGTCGCCGACCAGGCGCTCCTGGAGGCGGCCCGCGAGGAGTCGCTGAACTGGTACACCGCCTCGGGCGCGGAGAGCGCGGAGCTCACCGCCGCGCGGTTCGAGGCCGAGACGGGCGTCGACGTCAAGATGACCCGGCTGCCTGCGGGCAAGCTCAACGAGCGCGTGCTGAGCGAGGCCGGCGCGGGTCGTCTCTCGGCGGGGGTGATCACGATCACCGACCCGGTGCTCGCGGAGGGGTTCGCGGACGAGGGCGTCTTCGTGCCCCACCAGACGCCCACCTACGACGACCTGGTGAAGGAGGGCAACGTCGTGTGGAACGACGGTGAGTACTACACCGCGTACTACTCCGCCTACGCGTTCGCCTACAACGACCAGGCCGTCGACGAGGCGGACGCACCGAAGAGCTGGAACGACCTGCTGGACCCCAGGTGGAAGGGCAAGCTCGGGATCGTCAACGCCGGCGCCGGCGGGACCGTCCAGGGGCTCGCCGACTTCCAGGAGCGCGCGCTGGGCAAGGACTACTGGGCCAAGCTGGCAGCGCAGGAGCCCCGCATCTTCGACACCACCTCGGTGCAGCTCGAGGCGCTGGCCCGCGGCGAGATCGAGGTCATCACCGCGGGCTTCAACAGCACGTACGGCGCGGAGGAGGCGGGTGCCCCGATCGAGCTGGTGATTCCCGAGGAGGGCATCTCCGGCACCTTCAACATGCAGGGCCTGACCACCGCCGGCAAGGACAGCCCGGCTGCCCAGCTCTTCATGAACTGGACGATGTCGAAGTCCGCCCAGGAGTTCGCGGCTGCCCAGGGCTTCGTCGGGTCGCGTACCGACTTCGACCAGGTCGAGAGCGGCCACTACCAGCTGCCCAAGGCCGACGACGAGTCGTTCGTCCTCTACACCCCCGAGGACGCCCGCGAGCGGGGCGCCGACATCGTGGCCCGCTGGAACGAGGCGTTCGACTTCAGCGGCTGACGACCGCGCCCCCCGGCACACAGGACGCGCCCCCGGCTCCGGCCGGGGGCGCGTTCGTCGTTCCTCGGGCAGGCGCCAGTCGCCCCCGGGTCAGCGGAGCCGGTCGCCGTCCACGGAGCTGCCGACCACGGAGCCGTCGTGGAGCCTGCCGATCTCGGCGCTCGAGAGCCCGAGGTCCTCGGCGAGCACCCGCTCGGTGTCCGCGCCGAGCACGGGAGCGGGCACGGGGGCGGCGAGCTCCTCGTCCCAGCGCAGGGGATTGCCGGTGGCCAGCATCTCGCCGATGCCTGGCTGGGTGATGGGCCGGGCCACGGAGCCGGCGTCGCGCCGAGCGATCTCGGCCGCCTCGTCCATCGTGCGGTAGGGCCCCCACAGCACGCGGGCGCGGTCGAGCACGGAGGTCAGCTCGTCCAGCGGGCGCGCGGCGAACCAGGGGCGCAGGATCGAGGCGATCGTCTCGCGCAGCTCGTAGCGGTTGGACTCCAGGCGCAGGTCGGTGTCGAGCGCGGTCTCCAGGGCGGAGAAGACCGGAGTCGTGCTGGTGACCTCGCAGAGCGCCCGCCACTGGCCCTCGGTGAGGGCGACGACCATCACCCGCTGGCCGTCCGCGGTGGCGAAGTCGGTGCCGAAGCTGCCGAAGACGTGGTTGCCGTGCGGAGCCCGGCTGCCGACCTGCTCGGCCTCGGCCAACCAGCCGACCGCCCCGACTGCTGACAGGGCGACGTCGGCGAGGGCGAGGTCGATCCGGGAGCCCTCGCCGGTCTGCTCGCGCCGGTTGACCGCGGCCAGCACGCCGAGCGCGGCGGCCGAGCCGGTGAGCAGGTCCCAGGCGGGGAGGACATGGTTGACCGGCTCGTGCGAGCTGACCGGGCCGGTC
The window above is part of the Nocardioides campestrisoli genome. Proteins encoded here:
- a CDS encoding ABC transporter permease — its product is MATLTPSAPPPQSQVPLADTPKPPRRSAVPWRKRWLTSGVLLVVLAVLILLPAALVLLAAFSAGVPRPGNINFDLTLDNFRIFSAPQVQDAFVNSLVVAVCSTALACFIGASLAFLAARSDIPVPKFVYLIGLMPLFLPSYVGALAWSILGSPNAGLLNIAQRDLGTSVPLDIYSMPGMIFVFAMYYSPYTFLLVHGAMSLMSPDLEEAARVHGASSRGMLRLVSFPLALPALIGSAILTFTLIFENFPVAQVLGTPGGVDTLPTFIFRLLNATPSRGNESAAIAVVLVAIVVLVTWLQNRALRKRSFTTVTGKGVRQKKVTLGRARIPVLLLTLVFFCLSIVLPIAALVVTAGQTSPYMTSLSQLTAPGGLDFSSFNDVLGSSGFREAAFNSAVVSVFAAVAGTLLAFLCGYVVYRSKASGRGLVETVSMVPLAIPAVVLGMGLLWTWLVMPIPLYGTLAVLVVAFLAVQSPQGFRGVASSILATDRDLEDSAVMLGANRATAITRVTVPLMKVGLLSTFLLLLMLSMRELTVPLFLYTSDTEILSIAIYDAFENGGALREAAAMSVIYTAFMFVLSYIPRRLARQ
- a CDS encoding CoA transferase, with amino-acid sequence MTTTPLAHLKVVECATFVAGPSCGMNLAQLGAEVTRVDLPGGGSDHLRWPLAGSGASLYWANLNKGKRSVLLDYRTPEGRELLLALSTRPGPGAGILVDNLVGRHRVTHADLTARRPDAISMHVLGFPDGRPAVDYTVNAAVGVPSMTGPVSSHEPVNHVLPAWDLLTGSAAALGVLAAVNRREQTGEGSRIDLALADVALSAVGAVGWLAEAEQVGSRAPHGNHVFGSFGTDFATADGQRVMVVALTEGQWRALCEVTSTTPVFSALETALDTDLRLESNRYELRETIASILRPWFAARPLDELTSVLDRARVLWGPYRTMDEAAEIARRDAGSVARPITQPGIGEMLATGNPLRWDEELAAPVPAPVLGADTERVLAEDLGLSSAEIGRLHDGSVVGSSVDGDRLR
- a CDS encoding ABC transporter ATP-binding protein — its product is MDVRIDDLSLTFGDFTAVKHLSLDIENGESLVLLGQSGCGKTSTMRCVAGLEDPSGGSISIGGTTVFDAGKRINLNPNKRNVGLVFQSYAVWPHMTVLENVSFPLKMKKRSKKDTKVKAMETLERVGLAHLADRGASMLSGGQMQRVALARSLAMEPNVMLLDEPLSNLDARLREDLRVELRRLQLELGLTCIYVTHDQGEALALADRIAIMQRGRISQLADPYATYRAPASASIAEFLGVANIFAARPPAGNAAQLRLREHELEVAFDTELPQDTSDLSVCIRPEHVRIDSLGTGTGARTGANVWPGKVEVSVFQGAYARCSVRLDSGPLIEVQSHEESAGMLRKDERVLVEVDPKHVRVLPGEVYPDSGEES
- a CDS encoding extracellular solute-binding protein; this encodes MRLNRWGAAVTAALLTTSLAACGSSEGSEGDKNVALTEKMLAMPEVDDSDGLVIRSEQVADQALLEAAREESLNWYTASGAESAELTAARFEAETGVDVKMTRLPAGKLNERVLSEAGAGRLSAGVITITDPVLAEGFADEGVFVPHQTPTYDDLVKEGNVVWNDGEYYTAYYSAYAFAYNDQAVDEADAPKSWNDLLDPRWKGKLGIVNAGAGGTVQGLADFQERALGKDYWAKLAAQEPRIFDTTSVQLEALARGEIEVITAGFNSTYGAEEAGAPIELVIPEEGISGTFNMQGLTTAGKDSPAAQLFMNWTMSKSAQEFAAAQGFVGSRTDFDQVESGHYQLPKADDESFVLYTPEDARERGADIVARWNEAFDFSG